In the Kitasatospora terrestris genome, one interval contains:
- a CDS encoding alpha-L-arabinofuranosidase B — MVELSIRRLGRALLATGATAALAVGMLTATAATSQAATQGPCDIYASGGTPCVAAHSTTRALYGTYNGPLYQVRRASDNATRDIGLLSTGGYADAAQQDSFCAATSCVITVIYDQSPKGNHLTQAPAGGAAGGPDNLANAFEAPVTVAGHKAYGVYVAPGTGYRNNNTHGIATGDQPEGMYAIFDGTHFNGGCCFDYGNAETNNLDTGNGHMEALYFGNNKSWGSGSGNGPWVMADLENGLFSGVNRGFNAGDPSVSNRFLTAMLKGGPNQWALRGGDAQSGGLSTFYNGVRPNATGYNPMHKEGAIILGIGGDNSKWAQGTFYEGVMTSGYPSDATENAVQANITAAGYTSGSTGTGTLAPGSRISLRATTAPCCTSHYLRHDDADTKVVISAANASSPAVDRADATWIVRTGLADASCVSFESANSPGQFLRHYNYQLNLNTDDGGGAFAQDATFCPTAGNSGTGTSFRSANFATKYLRHYNYTAYIASNGGSNAWDSANSWAADTSWLVTQPLG; from the coding sequence ATGGTCGAACTGTCGATCCGCAGGCTCGGGCGAGCTCTGCTCGCAACGGGCGCGACCGCCGCCCTCGCCGTCGGCATGCTCACCGCCACGGCCGCGACCTCGCAGGCCGCCACCCAGGGGCCCTGCGACATCTACGCCTCGGGCGGCACCCCCTGCGTCGCCGCGCACAGCACCACCCGCGCCCTGTACGGGACGTACAACGGACCGCTGTACCAGGTCAGGCGCGCCTCCGACAACGCGACCAGGGACATCGGCCTGCTCAGCACCGGCGGGTACGCCGACGCCGCGCAGCAGGACTCCTTCTGCGCGGCCACCAGCTGTGTCATCACCGTCATCTACGACCAGTCGCCCAAGGGCAACCACCTCACCCAGGCGCCCGCCGGCGGCGCGGCGGGCGGGCCGGACAACCTCGCCAACGCCTTCGAGGCGCCGGTCACCGTCGCCGGGCACAAGGCGTACGGCGTCTACGTGGCCCCCGGCACCGGCTACCGGAACAACAACACCCACGGCATCGCCACCGGCGACCAGCCCGAGGGCATGTACGCGATCTTCGACGGCACGCACTTCAACGGGGGCTGCTGCTTCGACTACGGCAACGCCGAGACCAACAACCTGGACACCGGCAACGGCCACATGGAGGCCCTCTACTTCGGCAACAACAAGAGCTGGGGCTCGGGCAGCGGCAACGGGCCCTGGGTCATGGCCGACCTGGAGAACGGCCTGTTCTCCGGGGTCAACCGCGGGTTCAACGCGGGCGACCCCAGTGTCAGCAACCGGTTCCTGACCGCCATGCTCAAGGGCGGCCCGAACCAGTGGGCGCTCCGCGGCGGCGACGCCCAGTCGGGTGGCCTGTCCACCTTCTACAACGGGGTGCGGCCCAATGCCACGGGTTACAACCCGATGCACAAGGAGGGCGCGATCATCCTCGGCATCGGCGGTGACAACAGCAAGTGGGCCCAGGGCACCTTCTACGAAGGCGTCATGACCTCGGGCTACCCCTCGGACGCCACCGAGAACGCCGTCCAGGCCAACATCACCGCGGCCGGCTACACCAGCGGCTCGACCGGCACCGGCACCCTCGCCCCCGGCTCCCGGATCTCGCTGCGGGCCACCACGGCGCCGTGCTGCACCTCGCACTACCTGCGCCACGACGACGCCGACACCAAGGTCGTCATCTCCGCCGCCAACGCCTCCAGCCCGGCCGTCGACAGGGCCGACGCCACCTGGATCGTCCGCACCGGCCTGGCCGACGCCTCCTGCGTGTCGTTCGAGTCCGCCAACAGCCCCGGGCAGTTCCTGCGCCACTACAACTACCAGCTCAACCTGAACACCGACGACGGCGGCGGCGCGTTCGCGCAGGACGCCACCTTCTGCCCCACCGCGGGCAACAGCGGGACCGGCACCTCCTTCCGGTCCGCCAACTTCGCGACGAAGTACCTGCGCCACTACAACTACACGGCCTACATCGCGAGCAACGGCGGTTCCAACGCCTGGGACAGCGCCAACAGTTGGGCCGCCGACACCAGCTGGCTGGTCACCCAGCCGCTGGGCTGA
- a CDS encoding AbfB domain-containing protein, whose amino-acid sequence MTMRSWPSRARRALSVTGTTAVLLVGLLTGAATARTAAGTGRFAADATFCAKPGNSGTGSSRQSLDHPAEYLRHYRLAGCTASDGGTNAWDNPPSWAQDSSRLAVSPWG is encoded by the coding sequence ATGACCATGAGATCGTGGCCGAGCCGCGCCCGGCGGGCGCTGTCGGTGACCGGAACGACGGCCGTGCTCCTCGTCGGGCTGCTCACCGGAGCGGCTACCGCCCGGACCGCCGCCGGCACCGGCCGGTTCGCCGCGGACGCCACCTTCTGCGCCAAGCCGGGGAACAGCGGCACGGGCTCCTCCCGGCAGTCACTCGACCACCCGGCCGAGTACCTGCGCCACTACCGCCTCGCCGGCTGCACCGCGAGCGACGGCGGCACCAATGCCTGGGACAACCCGCCGTCATGGGCCCAGGACTCCAGCCGGCTCGCCGTCTCCCCCTGGGGCTGA
- a CDS encoding glycoside hydrolase family 43 protein, giving the protein MPALRARLSATLLAVCLLFTGLAVAAPQRAAAAGPGYLMVHFIGEGAANQQMYLSHSTDGVHWNDLNGGGTVLRSTIGTKGVRDPALVRSPDGSRYWIIATDLCIGCGQNWDQAVNNASRNLVVWESTDLVTWSDPWLLNVAGAIPDGRNAWAPEAIWNPETNDYVLYWATNVPLNGTKKHRIFAARTSDFRTITTPQLYIDRPGTQEIIDTQIIGVPAGVGHYRYVRASGDGQITLEGSDSIFGTWTDLGNLSGIGLTGRQVEGPMWMKFNGTDKWALYLDQYASGGGYMPVLTTDPSDPAAYRKQASSDYTMGGTKKRHGWILNLTAAEESRVLARWPGTPAQRLQSFNFPDRYVRQADFDVRLDPNVSPLDDSRFRLRPGLAGAGTVSFESVNFPGYFLRHSDYDFQLVRNDGSSRFAQDATFRRVAGLADPTWSSFQSYNFPDRYLRHYAYELRLDPITTTTGRADATFRVTG; this is encoded by the coding sequence ATGCCCGCGCTCCGCGCACGGCTGTCGGCGACACTGCTCGCCGTCTGCCTCCTCTTCACCGGCTTGGCGGTGGCCGCACCCCAGCGTGCCGCCGCGGCCGGCCCCGGCTACCTGATGGTGCACTTCATCGGGGAAGGGGCGGCCAACCAGCAGATGTACCTCTCCCACAGCACGGACGGCGTGCACTGGAACGACCTCAACGGCGGCGGGACGGTCCTGCGTTCGACGATCGGCACCAAGGGGGTGCGCGACCCCGCGCTGGTGCGCTCTCCCGACGGAAGCCGGTACTGGATCATCGCGACCGACCTGTGCATCGGCTGCGGGCAGAACTGGGACCAGGCCGTCAACAACGCCAGCCGCAACCTGGTGGTGTGGGAGTCGACGGACCTGGTCACCTGGTCGGACCCGTGGCTGCTCAACGTCGCCGGCGCGATCCCGGACGGGCGCAACGCCTGGGCGCCCGAGGCGATCTGGAACCCCGAGACCAACGACTACGTCCTCTACTGGGCGACGAACGTGCCCCTGAACGGCACGAAGAAGCACCGCATCTTCGCCGCCCGCACCAGTGACTTCCGCACCATCACCACCCCGCAGCTGTACATCGACCGCCCCGGCACCCAGGAAATCATCGACACCCAGATCATCGGGGTTCCGGCCGGCGTCGGCCACTACCGCTACGTGCGGGCCTCCGGCGACGGGCAGATCACCCTCGAAGGCAGCGACTCGATCTTCGGGACGTGGACCGACCTCGGCAACCTCTCCGGCATCGGCCTCACCGGCAGGCAGGTCGAGGGCCCGATGTGGATGAAGTTCAACGGCACCGACAAGTGGGCCCTCTACCTCGACCAGTACGCCAGCGGCGGCGGCTACATGCCCGTCCTGACCACCGACCCGTCCGACCCGGCCGCCTACCGGAAGCAGGCGTCCAGCGACTACACCATGGGCGGTACGAAGAAGCGCCACGGCTGGATCCTCAACCTGACGGCCGCCGAGGAGAGCCGCGTCCTCGCCCGCTGGCCCGGCACCCCGGCGCAGCGGCTCCAGTCGTTCAACTTCCCGGACCGCTACGTCCGGCAGGCCGACTTCGACGTGCGCCTCGACCCGAACGTCAGCCCGCTCGACGACTCCCGGTTCCGCCTCCGACCCGGCCTCGCCGGTGCCGGCACCGTCTCCTTCGAGTCGGTGAACTTCCCCGGCTACTTCCTGCGGCACTCCGACTACGACTTCCAGCTCGTCCGCAACGACGGCAGCAGCCGGTTCGCCCAGGACGCGACCTTCCGCCGGGTCGCCGGGCTCGCCGACCCGACCTGGTCCTCCTTTCAGTCGTACAACTTCCCGGACCGCTACCTCCGGCACTACGCGTACGAGCTGCGACTCGACCCGATCACCACCACGACCGGACGCGCTGACGCCACGTTCCGCGTGACCGGCTGA
- a CDS encoding SDR family NAD(P)-dependent oxidoreductase — MGKAAVVTAGTGGIGLETALGLAAAGFAVTVIGRDEERGAEAVERINATRPASPARFLPADLASLEQVRALARRIALDQASSGEPLAVLVNNVGAMFAERRTRGGVEASFLVNHLSPYLLTELLLPTLAAGAPSRIVNVTSGAVAVAKRRFDAVEPPGGYYGFHWYGRAKLANLAYTLDLAARLDGTGVSVFAADPGGAATGMTNGTMTDPKIVSPALRLLWPLVRRRFERSTSGPASTAARPSIVAAADGALAGRTGIVIGARARPIAPHRAAVDPRVAEAVRRLSELHAPLAPV; from the coding sequence ATGGGAAAGGCTGCCGTGGTCACGGCCGGAACAGGCGGCATCGGACTGGAGACGGCGCTGGGGCTGGCCGCCGCCGGATTCGCGGTCACCGTGATCGGACGCGACGAAGAGCGGGGGGCCGAGGCCGTCGAGCGGATCAACGCGACGCGCCCGGCGTCCCCGGCCCGGTTCCTGCCCGCGGACCTCGCCTCGCTCGAGCAGGTGCGTGCGCTCGCCCGGAGGATCGCTCTCGATCAGGCCTCCTCGGGGGAGCCGCTGGCGGTGCTGGTCAACAACGTCGGGGCGATGTTCGCCGAGCGCCGGACCCGGGGCGGTGTCGAGGCGTCGTTCCTCGTCAACCACCTCTCGCCCTACCTCCTCACCGAACTGCTGCTTCCCACGCTCGCGGCCGGTGCGCCGAGCAGGATCGTGAACGTGACGTCGGGCGCGGTCGCGGTGGCCAAGCGGCGGTTCGACGCCGTCGAACCGCCGGGCGGCTACTACGGCTTCCACTGGTACGGGCGGGCCAAACTCGCCAACCTGGCCTACACGTTGGACCTGGCCGCCCGGCTGGACGGCACGGGCGTCTCGGTCTTCGCCGCCGATCCCGGAGGGGCCGCGACCGGCATGACCAACGGCACCATGACCGACCCGAAGATCGTCTCGCCCGCCCTGCGGCTGCTGTGGCCGCTGGTGCGCCGCAGGTTCGAACGCTCGACCTCCGGTCCGGCGTCCACGGCGGCCAGGCCCTCCATCGTGGCCGCCGCCGACGGCGCACTGGCGGGCCGGACCGGCATCGTCATCGGCGCCCGGGCGCGGCCGATCGCCCCGCACCGGGCGGCGGTCGATCCCCGCGTCGCCGAAGCCGTGCGCCGGCTGAGCGAACTGCACGCACCCCTCGCGCCCGTCTGA
- a CDS encoding TetR/AcrR family transcriptional regulator, translated as MTTPLRKDAARNWERIVSVARDLVDEGTPLQLNDVARRAGLGVGTVYRHFATPEALLETVATPCLEALAAQGRQALDDADPWRGLTGFLFRTVEAQVTDAALPPVAAAATDAVPRTTELKRSLAATGAALLARARDAAVVRPDLTAADLVPLMCGIAHAVSVHGGAPADRVDTARRYLATLLEGLRTTPPSP; from the coding sequence ATGACGACTCCTCTGCGCAAGGACGCGGCCCGCAACTGGGAGCGGATCGTCTCCGTCGCCCGCGACCTGGTCGACGAGGGAACACCGTTGCAGCTCAACGACGTCGCCCGCCGGGCCGGCCTCGGGGTCGGCACCGTCTACCGGCACTTCGCCACGCCGGAGGCGTTGCTGGAGACCGTCGCCACCCCCTGCCTGGAGGCCCTGGCCGCCCAGGGACGGCAGGCCCTGGACGACGCCGACCCCTGGCGCGGCCTGACGGGCTTCCTGTTCCGCACCGTCGAGGCGCAGGTCACCGACGCCGCCCTGCCCCCGGTCGCGGCCGCGGCCACGGACGCCGTGCCGCGAACGACGGAACTCAAGAGGTCGCTCGCGGCGACCGGCGCCGCACTCCTCGCCCGGGCCCGCGACGCCGCAGTGGTCCGCCCCGACCTCACCGCCGCCGACCTCGTCCCGCTCATGTGCGGCATCGCCCACGCGGTGAGCGTCCACGGTGGCGCCCCCGCCGACCGCGTCGACACCGCGCGCCGCTACCTCGCGACCCTCCTCGAAGGCCTGCGCACGACGCCGCCGAGCCCGTGA
- a CDS encoding M4 family metallopeptidase has protein sequence MSRKNALAAAVAAALALGTVTVVATQSTAAARGSSARPGAGFRAMAAEVRGEAMRTADREAAATARALGFGADERLAVKDVLVDADGARHVRYDRTFRGLPVIGGDLVVHYDANGRATGSDQAHRGALKVVGTTPKLSAADASAAAVRHAKHVKNAKPDAADSSALVVYAVGKVPVLAYRSTVTGEGDAGAASREAVIVDAASGAPLDQYELHQGVTGTGNGTTVGQVSIETTQSGSSYTLTDAAHGGTIVYDSYNSSQSNPKQNARTFSKSTNSWGNGTTSSRESAAVDASYGLAKTWDFYKDTFNRSGIRNDGRGAPAYVHVDTSLLNAFYDDDCFCMFFGDGSSQNSNTPVTALDVAGHEMSHGVTAATANLNYSGESGGLNEATSDIFGTMVEFYANNAGDPGDYYIGEKLNMSGGYMRRMDNPSLDGSSLSCYSSSAGSVDVHLSSGIGNHFFYLASEGTGAKTIGGRSHNGTTCNNDTFAGIGKDKAAAVWYRALSAYMTSTTNYSGARTATLQAAADLYGTNSQERYLVSKAWAAVSVGTALPDPGTGTPSPSPTSSSTPAPSPTPSPTATSTPAPTGNALVNGGFEQGTTGWTQSDNDITNSTLQAAHGGSWYAWMMGYGTSAVESLSQSGIAVPATGTPKLTFWLKVTTQETGTTVYDTLKVNVNGTTLATYSNANAGTSYVQKTVDLSAYKGRTVQLEFAGTEDAYLATTFLVDDIAIG, from the coding sequence ATGTCCCGCAAGAACGCCCTGGCCGCCGCCGTCGCGGCCGCCCTCGCCCTCGGCACCGTGACCGTGGTGGCGACCCAGTCCACCGCGGCGGCCCGCGGCTCCTCCGCCCGACCCGGCGCCGGGTTCCGGGCGATGGCGGCCGAGGTCCGTGGCGAGGCGATGCGCACGGCCGACCGGGAGGCCGCCGCGACGGCCCGCGCGCTCGGCTTCGGCGCCGACGAGAGGCTGGCGGTGAAGGACGTCCTGGTGGACGCCGACGGTGCCCGTCACGTGCGCTACGACCGCACCTTCCGGGGCCTGCCCGTCATCGGCGGCGACCTGGTCGTCCACTACGACGCGAACGGCAGGGCCACCGGCTCCGACCAGGCCCACCGGGGCGCGCTCAAGGTCGTCGGCACCACGCCGAAGCTCAGCGCGGCCGACGCCTCGGCCGCGGCCGTCCGGCACGCCAAGCACGTCAAGAACGCCAAGCCGGACGCCGCGGACAGCAGCGCCCTGGTGGTGTACGCGGTCGGCAAGGTTCCGGTGCTGGCGTACCGCTCCACCGTCACCGGCGAGGGCGATGCCGGCGCCGCCTCGCGCGAGGCCGTGATCGTCGACGCGGCCAGCGGCGCGCCGCTGGACCAGTACGAACTGCACCAGGGCGTCACCGGGACCGGCAACGGCACCACCGTCGGCCAGGTCTCCATCGAGACCACCCAGTCCGGCAGCAGCTACACCCTGACCGATGCCGCGCACGGCGGCACCATCGTCTACGACTCGTACAACAGCTCGCAGTCGAACCCGAAGCAGAACGCCCGGACGTTCTCCAAGTCCACCAACTCCTGGGGCAACGGCACCACGTCGAGCCGCGAGAGCGCCGCCGTCGACGCCTCCTACGGCCTGGCGAAGACCTGGGACTTCTACAAGGACACCTTCAACCGCTCCGGCATCCGCAACGACGGCCGCGGCGCGCCCGCGTACGTGCACGTCGACACCAGCCTGCTGAACGCGTTCTACGACGACGACTGCTTCTGCATGTTCTTCGGCGACGGCTCCTCGCAGAACAGCAACACCCCCGTCACCGCGCTCGACGTGGCCGGCCACGAGATGAGCCACGGCGTCACCGCCGCCACCGCGAACCTGAACTACTCGGGCGAGTCCGGCGGCCTCAACGAGGCGACCTCGGACATCTTCGGCACCATGGTGGAGTTCTACGCCAACAACGCCGGAGACCCGGGCGACTACTACATCGGCGAGAAGCTCAACATGTCCGGCGGCTACATGCGCCGGATGGACAACCCCTCGCTCGACGGCTCCTCGTTGTCCTGCTACAGCTCCAGCGCCGGCTCGGTGGACGTCCACCTCTCCTCCGGCATCGGCAACCACTTCTTCTACCTGGCGTCCGAGGGCACCGGGGCGAAGACCATCGGCGGCCGCTCGCACAACGGCACCACCTGCAACAACGACACCTTCGCCGGCATCGGCAAGGACAAGGCCGCCGCCGTCTGGTACCGGGCGCTGAGCGCCTACATGACCTCCACCACCAACTACTCCGGCGCCCGCACGGCCACCCTGCAGGCGGCCGCCGACCTGTACGGCACCAACTCCCAGGAGCGGTACCTGGTCTCCAAGGCGTGGGCGGCGGTCAGCGTCGGCACCGCCCTGCCCGACCCCGGCACCGGGACCCCGAGCCCGAGCCCCACCTCCAGCTCGACCCCGGCCCCGAGCCCGACCCCTAGCCCGACCGCGACCTCCACCCCGGCCCCGACCGGGAACGCCCTGGTCAACGGCGGCTTCGAGCAGGGCACCACCGGCTGGACGCAGAGCGACAACGACATCACCAACTCCACCCTGCAAGCGGCCCACGGCGGCTCCTGGTACGCCTGGATGATGGGCTACGGCACCTCCGCCGTCGAGTCCCTCTCCCAGAGCGGCATCGCCGTGCCCGCCACCGGCACCCCCAAGCTCACCTTCTGGCTGAAGGTCACCACCCAGGAGACCGGCACCACCGTCTACGACACCCTCAAGGTCAACGTCAACGGCACCACCCTGGCGACGTACTCCAACGCCAACGCCGGCACCTCGTACGTGCAGAAGACCGTCGACCTGTCCGCCTACAAGGGCCGGACGGTGCAGCTCGAGTTCGCCGGTACCGAGGACGCCTACCTGGCGACCACCTTCCTGGTCGACGACATCGCCATCGGCTGA
- a CDS encoding helix-turn-helix transcriptional regulator yields MPDSATWVSVLDGTAGAVLPVVPEEVDGTRRAVLFGPPGIGKTTAAGVLARRLGLPVLRLAPGPQDTRVAYAGLLELAMALPSLPAARELAAALDEASGEPRPSDHAGPALRLRRLTAALLRDAPAMTLLVDNAQWLDAASAAVLGWALRLAPELPVIAAERTWRPGAGGHWCGADACAVRVPALTAHQVAALLSPYRPAPREVARIHALSGGNPALALALADAAGPTADPDGGDDPVLPPTARRLVGEWLDEVPDRVQELLTLAALDDRPDVELLTRLAGPAAGNLLAEAEAAGLLEIGQRGGTLRFTASATATELATRLPAAVRRALHARLAEASHDSVRRDRHTALAADTGDPRTARHTARDAARAAGHARLRGEHPLAAELSLLAAERTPREDTGLLTERALTAAHDAARCGDLRRGRAAARLVLDHDSSPAERVGALLILLDASGQRLDGADELFAGAVHEAAGRPDLIARILLRRAIRANINEGAPAQAAALAAQAADLAGAAGDTTTAALALTMQARVQRILGSPDAETTLDRALSLPRTSPVPANAGPEHLAARHALFDDRPDDARTALLPLLVQAERAGDAEGTVDVLRSLAEVEIRAGRCGRALDYAARAQTLTDRAALPPGPACYTSALVEGTASRTDLALAHARRGADASRQERNRVFLSRNLFALGHLLLVTGRPKEALEALEEVRTLEELQHVHDPTVLRWHADLAEALIALGRCDQAHRLLTDAHRTATDLGRHSALPALERARALLDAAWGDYDTAAHRLTDTADRLLHLPIERGRTLLALSHTERRGRRRASARAAARSAADLFTAHEAHPWAEAAARALDRLDRTPADGAPGPRLTPGEQRCARLAAGGASNRDIAAALTVSVKTVEATLTRVYRKLGVHSRVQLAHAVSPASASASAPAPE; encoded by the coding sequence ATGCCAGACTCTGCGACGTGGGTGAGCGTGCTCGACGGGACGGCCGGCGCCGTGCTGCCGGTGGTGCCGGAGGAGGTGGACGGCACCCGCCGCGCGGTGCTGTTCGGGCCGCCCGGGATCGGGAAAACCACCGCGGCCGGTGTCCTGGCACGGCGGCTCGGCCTGCCCGTCCTGCGGCTGGCCCCGGGCCCGCAGGACACCCGGGTCGCCTACGCGGGGCTGCTGGAACTCGCGATGGCCCTCCCGTCGCTGCCGGCCGCGCGGGAACTCGCGGCGGCGCTGGACGAGGCGTCCGGCGAGCCGCGCCCCTCGGACCACGCCGGCCCGGCCCTCCGGCTCCGCCGGTTGACCGCCGCACTGCTGCGGGACGCACCGGCCATGACCTTGCTGGTCGACAACGCCCAGTGGCTGGACGCGGCCAGCGCGGCCGTCCTCGGCTGGGCCCTGCGCCTGGCCCCGGAGCTTCCCGTCATCGCGGCCGAGCGCACCTGGCGGCCCGGAGCCGGCGGCCACTGGTGCGGAGCGGACGCCTGCGCGGTCCGCGTCCCCGCCCTGACGGCCCATCAGGTCGCGGCGCTGCTGTCGCCGTACCGGCCCGCCCCCCGCGAGGTCGCGAGGATCCACGCCCTCAGCGGCGGGAACCCGGCGCTCGCCCTGGCGCTCGCCGACGCCGCGGGCCCGACCGCCGACCCGGACGGCGGGGACGACCCGGTCCTTCCACCGACCGCCCGACGACTGGTCGGGGAGTGGCTGGACGAGGTACCGGACCGGGTGCAGGAGCTGCTGACGCTCGCGGCGCTGGACGACCGGCCCGACGTCGAGCTGCTCACCCGCCTCGCCGGACCGGCAGCCGGGAACCTCCTGGCCGAGGCCGAGGCGGCCGGGCTGCTGGAGATCGGGCAGCGCGGCGGAACGCTGCGGTTCACCGCCTCGGCGACCGCCACGGAACTGGCGACCCGGCTGCCGGCCGCCGTCCGCAGGGCCCTGCACGCCCGCCTGGCCGAAGCCAGCCACGACAGCGTCAGGCGCGACCGGCACACCGCGCTGGCGGCCGACACCGGCGACCCGCGTACGGCCCGGCACACCGCGCGCGACGCCGCCCGCGCAGCCGGCCACGCCCGGCTGCGCGGCGAGCACCCGCTGGCGGCCGAACTCTCCCTCCTCGCCGCCGAACGCACCCCGCGCGAGGACACCGGGCTGCTCACCGAACGGGCCCTGACGGCCGCGCACGACGCCGCCCGGTGCGGCGACCTCCGGCGCGGTCGGGCCGCCGCCCGCCTCGTCCTGGACCACGACAGCAGCCCCGCAGAACGCGTCGGCGCCCTCCTGATCCTGCTCGACGCCAGCGGACAGCGCCTCGACGGCGCCGACGAACTGTTCGCCGGGGCCGTCCACGAGGCGGCCGGCCGACCCGACCTGATCGCCCGGATCCTGCTCCGCCGAGCCATCCGGGCCAACATCAACGAAGGCGCCCCCGCCCAGGCCGCCGCCCTGGCCGCCCAGGCAGCCGACCTCGCCGGGGCCGCCGGGGACACCACCACCGCCGCCCTGGCCCTGACCATGCAGGCGCGCGTCCAACGCATCCTCGGCAGCCCGGACGCCGAGACCACGCTCGACCGCGCGCTGTCCCTGCCCCGCACCAGCCCCGTCCCCGCCAACGCCGGGCCCGAACACCTCGCCGCCCGCCACGCCCTCTTCGACGACCGCCCGGACGACGCCCGAACCGCACTGCTGCCCCTGCTCGTCCAGGCCGAGCGGGCCGGGGACGCCGAGGGCACCGTGGACGTCCTGCGCAGCCTCGCCGAGGTGGAGATCCGCGCCGGCCGGTGCGGCCGGGCCCTCGACTACGCCGCCCGAGCCCAGACGCTGACCGACCGGGCCGCTCTCCCGCCCGGGCCGGCCTGCTACACCTCCGCCCTCGTCGAGGGCACCGCCTCGCGCACCGACCTCGCGCTCGCCCACGCCCGCCGCGGAGCGGACGCCTCCCGGCAGGAGCGCAACCGGGTCTTCCTCTCCCGCAACCTCTTCGCCCTCGGGCACCTCCTGCTCGTCACCGGACGTCCCAAGGAAGCCCTGGAGGCCCTGGAGGAGGTACGCACCCTGGAGGAACTCCAGCACGTCCACGACCCGACCGTCCTGCGCTGGCACGCCGACCTTGCCGAAGCCCTCATCGCCCTGGGCCGCTGCGACCAGGCCCACCGCCTGCTGACCGACGCCCACCGCACCGCCACCGACCTCGGCCGACACTCCGCGCTGCCCGCGCTCGAACGCGCCCGGGCCCTCCTGGATGCCGCCTGGGGCGACTACGACACGGCCGCCCACCGCCTCACCGACACGGCCGACCGCCTCCTGCACCTCCCCATCGAACGCGGGCGGACCCTGCTGGCCCTCAGCCACACCGAACGGCGCGGACGCCGCCGCGCGAGCGCCCGCGCGGCGGCCCGCAGCGCCGCCGACCTCTTCACCGCCCACGAGGCCCACCCGTGGGCCGAAGCAGCCGCACGAGCCCTCGACCGCCTCGACCGCACCCCCGCGGACGGCGCCCCCGGTCCGCGCCTCACCCCCGGCGAACAGCGCTGCGCCCGGCTCGCCGCCGGCGGAGCGAGCAACCGCGACATCGCCGCGGCCCTCACCGTCAGCGTCAAGACCGTGGAAGCGACCCTGACCCGGGTCTACCGGAAACTCGGCGTCCACTCGCGGGTCCAGCTCGCGCACGCCGTTTCCCCGGCATCGGCATCGGCATCGGCCCCGGCGCCCGAGTGA
- a CDS encoding carbohydrate-binding module family 20 domain-containing protein: MTLTHARAALLGRALLFAALLLALLGGTVARSHAADSGDAAPLTSFRATATTVWGQGLFVVGDLAELGAWDPAKAVPLSTDAGTYPLWTGTAPLPPDTAVQYKYLKKNPDGTVIWEGGDNRTGVTPPTGAPTFTDTWQETAPPCLSYSSDWRYTFVTNACAQPYSVQLTYVSGTSSPCRYTEPGDVVTFAGYGTNGNYVTQLRLC; this comes from the coding sequence ATGACCCTGACCCATGCCCGAGCCGCCCTCCTCGGACGAGCGCTCCTGTTCGCCGCGTTGCTCCTGGCCCTACTCGGCGGCACCGTCGCCCGCTCCCACGCCGCCGACTCCGGGGACGCCGCCCCCCTCACCAGCTTCCGGGCCACCGCCACCACCGTGTGGGGCCAGGGCCTCTTCGTCGTCGGCGACCTCGCCGAACTCGGCGCGTGGGACCCGGCCAAGGCCGTCCCCCTCAGCACCGACGCGGGCACCTACCCGCTGTGGACCGGCACGGCCCCACTGCCGCCCGACACGGCCGTCCAGTACAAGTACCTGAAGAAGAACCCCGACGGCACCGTCATCTGGGAGGGCGGCGACAACCGTACCGGCGTCACTCCGCCGACCGGCGCGCCCACCTTCACCGACACCTGGCAGGAGACCGCTCCCCCGTGCCTGAGCTACTCCAGTGACTGGCGCTACACCTTCGTCACCAATGCCTGCGCCCAGCCCTACTCCGTACAACTCACCTACGTCAGCGGCACGTCCAGCCCCTGCCGGTACACGGAGCCCGGGGACGTGGTCACGTTCGCCGGCTACGGCACCAACGGCAACTACGTGACGCAGCTGCGGCTCTGCTGA